One window of the Synergistaceae bacterium genome contains the following:
- a CDS encoding FIST C-terminal domain-containing protein — protein sequence MIKVLTACTEELDDLTSSVELLLERLDLEHSLLKNSVGLLACCADSVTTGLVSALAARLPFDLVGVNTLGSATPGGGGQLVLSLAVLTSDDVSFSAGLSDSLEGGYEKGLRDLYDRVAGPLPEKAALMLSFVPVLKGKVPLDLLVKHLDAISGNIPIFGMLPSDFTAFFRKPLVIYNDQVREDSFAMVLVSGNIKPRFRVSSIPENKIMKRKAIVTASEANILKEVNGIAVIEYMKSLGLVREGKISGTQTIPLIVDCNDGTPPAVYAIYGQTPEGYAVLGGTAPVNSTIGIGTIDADDVLESAERLVETTLNERRDFLLVGSCVVRNFALKWKNRAELDLFRSGLGENPFLFAYTGGEICPVRDSDGRLVNRFHNLALTTCAF from the coding sequence ATGATTAAGGTATTGACCGCCTGCACGGAAGAACTGGACGACCTGACCTCCAGCGTCGAGCTTCTTCTGGAGCGGCTGGACCTGGAGCACAGCCTGCTGAAAAATTCCGTGGGGCTTTTGGCCTGCTGTGCGGACAGCGTGACGACAGGGCTTGTCAGTGCTCTTGCCGCGCGTCTGCCCTTTGACCTCGTGGGCGTCAACACCCTGGGCAGCGCCACCCCTGGGGGAGGCGGGCAGCTGGTTCTTTCCCTGGCGGTCCTGACCAGTGACGACGTTTCCTTTTCCGCCGGGCTCTCGGACTCTCTGGAGGGAGGATACGAAAAAGGGCTGCGGGACCTCTACGACAGAGTCGCCGGCCCTTTACCGGAAAAGGCCGCGCTGATGCTCTCCTTCGTTCCGGTACTCAAGGGGAAAGTCCCTCTGGATCTGCTGGTGAAACATTTGGACGCAATTTCGGGAAATATTCCGATATTCGGCATGCTTCCTTCCGATTTTACAGCTTTCTTCAGAAAACCTCTCGTTATCTACAACGACCAGGTTCGGGAGGATTCCTTCGCCATGGTCCTTGTGTCGGGGAACATCAAACCCAGGTTCAGAGTCTCCTCAATTCCCGAAAACAAAATCATGAAGCGCAAGGCCATCGTCACCGCGTCCGAGGCCAACATTCTGAAAGAAGTCAACGGCATAGCCGTCATCGAATACATGAAGTCCCTGGGCCTCGTGAGAGAGGGCAAAATCTCGGGAACCCAAACCATTCCCCTGATCGTGGACTGCAACGACGGGACCCCCCCGGCCGTATACGCCATCTATGGACAGACGCCGGAGGGATATGCCGTTCTGGGAGGCACGGCCCCGGTCAACTCCACCATTGGAATCGGGACCATCGACGCCGATGACGTTCTGGAGTCGGCGGAGAGGCTGGTGGAAACGACTCTGAACGAAAGGCGCGATTTTTTGCTGGTGGGGTCCTGCGTGGTCAGAAATTTCGCCCTGAAATGGAAAAACAGAGCGGAACTCGATCTTTTTCGCTCCGGTCTGGGGGAGAATCCCTTCCTGTTCGCCTACACGGGAGGGGAAATCTGTCCGGTACGGGACTCCGACGGGCGTCTGGTGAATCGTTTTCACAACCTGGCTCTGACGACCTGCGCGTTTTGA